Within the Salarias fasciatus chromosome 2, fSalaFa1.1, whole genome shotgun sequence genome, the region CTTTCCTTTCTGGAGGATGTTCTGCAGCAGGGGGAGGTGAGCCGCCGTCAGGTCCCGGAGGCTCCTGATGCCCCTCGGATGGACGATGGCGACCAGGTACAGATCCTCCAcctgggagaggaggaagaggaggaggaggaggaagaggagggtggagccAGCACAGGCCTGATGGAGCTCAGCGATAAAGTCTCTACCTGCTTCTGATCCCACTTGAAGTCCGGCAGGAGGACGAAGCCGACGTCCGGGTCAGGATCCTCGAACACGATCCTGTCCGCCTCGGCCTTCTTCTCCAGGATGTTGAGAACCCACTGGAGGGAGGAAGCCAGGGTCAACGCCGGCGTGGAAACACGGGAACGCGGCGGCGAGCCGACACCGCAGAGAGACCACAGAAGCACCTGCAGGCTGAAGCTCTGCCTCTGGATGTAGGGCAGCGTGATGCAGCGGTAGTCCTCGGCCGTCTCCTCCACCAGGAAGCTCTCCTGACGCTGGTACTTCTTCACGTGCTTCTCTGTGGCCGGACACACCACCGTGGCCTTGAtctctgcctcacacacacatcagtcagttgactgcaggaccacagaccccgccccccccgtcAGGAGGCCAACCGTTGAGGTGCGGCGCCGCCTGCAGCCGGTACGTGCTGTAGATGTCGTTCTTCATGTCCAGAGTGAGGCTGGAGcttctcagcagctcctccaggacgTCCTCTCTGATCGGAGTCTTCTCCAGGATCACCACGGCGTCCTGGCCGCACATCTGGAGACCAAACAGTCAATCAACACCCCGTGCAGGATGGaacacattcatccatcaatttaaaaaaaaaaaagcttgatgtATCAAGACTGGTCATATTTTAGTGCCTCAATGGAATAAGAAAAAAGCAAAGGCTTTAAATAATTTAGTTTCCACAATATAAATCTCTAAAGAATCTACTATTTGAACTTTTACTATTTGAAATTTTGATCAGAAAGCTTTAGatttattcaacaaaaaaattTACTTGAAACATCTTCATGATTCACATTCCAGatatattttgaaaatccaAACCGGAAGTTTATATCTTTACATTTAAACAACTGGTCAAAATGTACATTCCCTCCTCAGTTTCTTCATTTAGAGCCACTAAAGACAATAAATCCTCATGTGAATCATGTATTGAGCAGATGATCAGTCACGTGACCCCGGCTGCTCCTCAGTACCTTTCCATGGAGGAAGATGTTCTTCTCCCGGGCAGAGTCGCCCAGCACGGCGGACGTTTGGAAAGCTGACAGGATGTTTGTGCTTCCAGATTCTCCTGCAGCCTCTGCGCCGTTCCCAGAGTCGGATTTAATCTTTTTAACTCCCTGATCTACaccttctttttctctgtcgaACTCACGTTTACCCGCCAAGTCCGCCATGTCTCCTCTCAAAGATGCTCTGTATGGACAAGACGTCTCACTCCCCCTGCAAACACAGACTTTATCCTCTGACGCTGCCTCCGAGCACACACTTTTCTTTATAACTTTGTTTTCTGGACGGAAGTTGttgaaaaatgaggaaaaactatTAAATATGCCggatattttcttttcaaataaattctGATGGTAAAATAATAAGTACCGTTATCAAATTTGTGCAGAGTAATTTAGTGCAGAGTCAGACGTCATCGCGTCCTGTAGCATCTTTAATACAGCGGAAATACGTCAGAAAACTCTTGTTCAcggattttaaaataaaagcatattATTGTTGATTATTCTATTATAAGACGATGGGTAAAAAAAAGTATCGTCGATTTTAAGAATATTATAATCAGGTGAAAATTTTTCCCACTTTAAATTTACTTATTCAACATTTAGAGTAATATTTTAATTCCAGATGCATTATCATTGCATTATAATTCAAACATGGACTTATTTTTAAGGAATaacaaaaaagtaatttatttaATATACTATAAAAATGTAGACATTTACATCTTTTGATATCCCATAGGTGTGCATACACAAGCCCCTTCTTGCTCAGAGTATTCAATAATACAGGATTTGATTTCAAAGAAATTCTCCTGAATATGATAAAAATACTTCCTTTAATTCTTTTTAATCTCATATTTAAAGTTTGATTCGAAATTTACATCCGtaaatgtttgtatttacatttacaaCATCTCTAAAACAAATCTGAGAACACAAAAGTCAATAAAAGAAGTAGCATATATGCAACATTTGTCTTTATGTTTACTGCTCAGTTACACAGCGGACCAGACATTGCAGCTGAGTTAAAACTTTATATTGTGGAAACAAATTGCTGTTTCATGgccaaaaaataataatttgacaACACGAGATAGTAATTTGTTGCCAAGCAATTCTTATTTGCTGCATCGAAATGCTTTTTTAAGGCTAATAAAAAGTAATTTGAAGCCTGAAAAAGTAATTACAGGTCACAAAATTGAAATTTGTGGCtattaaatggtaattttctACCATAACATATCTACATAACACAACTAAATAGTGATTTCATGtcataaaatattattttatttccattttatttccatAAAATAGCAATTATTAATTTTTTACATATAACTTGTGGCCAGGAAGTTGTCATTTCTGGTTATGAATTAGTAATTTGTGTTAATCTCATAAAGGCTTATTTCATCTGTCATGTTTTGGGCACTAAAATGTCTGAAAGTTGGATTAATCTTGATGAAATTAATATAATACACATAATAATTTGATCCAGAAAGTGGACGGAGTTTAAATTACGACGTAAAATAATTGATTGACAGGACATTGGTCCAATCAAATCGTGTTTGTCGGACTCGGAAATTGTAATGAACCAATCAGAAAGCAGAACCTCAGTGACGTCAAATTCCGGAAGTATTTAAAAGGCGCTCGCAGGCTGGTTTGTCTGCAGCTTTTAGCGGAATGGTTCCACAAAGTTAACAGAGTTAAGCAGCTCTGGACGCTTTAGCAGGTGAAAATGTGTCTGCTGGCTCGGGCCTGCGCGCTCCTGTTTCTCACGCTCGCGCTCACACTGGGAGTGTTCGCGGGAAAAGGTGAGTTAAAGGAAGCTGTCACCTCTGATTGAATCTGCCCGAATCAGGAAATCTGTGTAATCGAGTTTTCTGTGATGGGCTGTTTCATGGCTGTTTATTTAGCGGCTGATTCCCGGATTAGCTCCTAATTGAGTTTCCGGGCTGAATGAGGCCTTTTGTCTGCTGGAGATCCGCTCAGACCTCCacgtctctgctcctccaggcaggaggAACGTTCTCTTCATCATAGCGGACGACCTGCGGACGTCTCTGGGCTGCTATGGCGACCCCGTGGCCAGATCCCCCAACATGGACCAGCTGGCCTCCAGGAGCCAGGTCTTCCTGAACGCCTACGCCCAGGTGGGTCGGGTGGGCAGCGGGTGGAGGCGTGGTGGTGGAGGTTAAACTGACTGGATGGTGTGTCACCCCCCCCCTCAGCAGGCCGTCTGCGCCCCCAGCCGCACGTCCATGCTGACCAGCCGCAGGCCGGACACCACCCGGCTCTACGACTTCTACTCCTACTGGAGGGTCCACGCCGGGAACTACTCCACCCTGCCGCAGTACCTCAAGTCCCAGGGCTACGCCACCATGTCCGTGGGCAAGGTGTTCCACCAAGGTGTGGGGCTGCGTCGGGCTGAAGGAGGCCTCTACGCACGAGAACAAAGCTTCTAATCCAGGTCTTCCTTTGCTTCTCAGGCATAGCGTCAAACTTCAGTGACGACTTCCCCTACAGCTGGTCCGTCCCCGCCTACCACCCTCCGTCCTACCGCTACGAGAACCTGGAGGTATGGAGCGTCACCGGTACTCCGCTCTGTGAAGCCAGAGTGTCGGCGGGCGGAGCTGAAGGctggatgctgtggatgctcTGCAGGTGTGTCCAGGTAGAGACGGCGCTCTGCACAGGAACCTGCTGTGTGCCGTCAACGTGTCGGAGCAGCCGGGCGCCGTGCTGCCCGACATGGAGAGCGCGGCACAGGCCGTCACGCTGCTGAAGAGCCGTGTGGGACGACGGCAGCCCTTCTTCCTGGCCGTGGGCTTTCACAAACCCCACATCCCCTTCAGGATCCCGCAGGTGGGCCACGCAGCCAGACCGGTCTGGAGGACCcccccggacccggacccgggtCTGGAGGACCCCCCCGGCCCCGGACCCGGGTCTGGAGGACCCCCCGGACCCCCGGTCATTTATTTCACCTTTTCTCCCTTTTGACAAACTTTAaaaattccttcttttttttcacagaaggTTGAGAGGAAAATCTCTTCTTTAAATCCAGAAggaaaagtattttaaaagaaCATAATAAAAACTACAGTTTAAACCTAttgaaaaggatttttttttgtttgacttaaattcaaacaaaaaaattcagtcCTGCATAAAACTGCTCAACATTTAAAGTGTTCtggccataaaaaaaaaaaaaaagtcagaattttCTGTTGATCTGAAGAAACTACCTGGTAAAATAAGTCAAAtgatttttcaaatgttttcaaccAGCTCAGAGCCGCGATGTGTTCAGGGACCTCGGGAAACCCCAGACCTCACTTCCTCGCCTGTTGGTTCCTCAGGAGTTCCTGAGCCTGTACCCTCTGGAGGAGATGCCTCTGGCCCCGGACCCCGACGTCCCCGAGCTGCTGCCCCCCGTGGCCTACAACCCCTGGATGGACCTGAGGAAGAGAGACGACGTCCAGAAGCTCAACGCCAGCTTCCCCTACGGACCCATTCCCAAAGACTTCCAGGTGGGAGGAGCCGGCGGCTTCAGGGTTTCactctggaacaggaagttcagTCACTTCAGTTTGATGATTAGCTTCTATcagttccagctgctctgcctcTTCTAGCTGGAGATCAGGTCCTctcctgtcccgtcctgtcccgtcctgtcctctcctgtcccgtcctgtcctctcctgtcccgtcctgtcctctcctgtcccgtcctgtcctctcctgtcccgtcctgtcctgtccgtcctccagctgctcctccgtcAGCACTACTACGCCGCCGTGTCCTACGTGGACGCTCAGGTGGGCCGTCTGCTGGCGGCGCTGGACGAGCTGGGCCTGTCCGACGACACGCTGGTGGTCCTCACCTCGGACCACGGTCAGTGCCTCTGCAGGGCTGCGgttcctccagcagggggcggcgtGGCACCACAGCGCTGTGGGAGTTCTCTCTCCAGTCTGAGTCCAGGTTGAcgtccgtctctcctctccaggcTGGTCGCTGGGCGAACACGGAGAATGGGCCAAATACTCCAACTTCAACGTGGCCACCCGGGTTCCCCTCATGTTCTACGTTCCCGGCGTGACCTCCGCGGCGTCCAGCTTCCCCTTCATCGACgtcttcagccaatcagggcgCCGCTTCCAGAGTGAGCCTCCTCCGGCCGCCGTGTCGGGCGTGTGGGACggttcctgagtgtgtgtgtgtgtgtgtgtgtgtgtgtctccgtccAGACGGCCGGCCGGTGGAGAAcatggtggagctggtggacgTCTTCCCCACCGTCTGCTCCCTGCTGGGCCTGAAGGCGCCCCGGCCCTGTCCCCGGGTCTCCTTCAAGGTAACCCGACAGGAACCGGAACACTGCGAGCAGCGAAGCCGGTCATGGATTAAATTACATAAAGATGCCAAAAATACAAGCTCAGCCTTTCGTCAGTgtgggaaaaacagaaaatgtaaataagcatttatttatttaatgtaatGAAGTCAATGTCTTAAAATTTaccttttttccccacaacatAATAAGTTTggcttttttaatttaatagtCCATGTCACTATTTATGCAATAGTCAATAACAATGTAGCAATTTTGGCTGTTATCGTTTTCAGAACAGGATAATGAAATGGTTTTAGTGTTTTCAATATAATAAAGAAgatgatgaaatgttttttttttctgttgtaataAAACCAATAGTTTGGTTATTTTTGGCCTTTTTATCCACATGAAAAAAACCGAATGTAgtaatttgcattttcttttccaaagtAACATCAATCATgtgatcatttttgttttttttgcaatataaaatttgaaaaatttaaaaagaaatgtaagaAAGTCAATAATGTTGtaatttgggattttttttttctaacctaATTAATCCAGTGATGTTAATATAATGAATCCTTTATTGTAACTGGTTGAAGCTCCGCCCAGCTGGGTCTCTGGTCTctaacgcccccccccccccccccccccccccccccccccccccccccccccccccccccaggttgAGCTCTGCACCGAGGGGAAAAACCTGGTCCACTCGTTCCGGCACCGGGAGAGAGGAGCCAACAAGGAGCACATGGCGTTCAGCCAGTACCCCCGCCCGGCGGACCAGCCCCAGGTAGAGCCGGCatgccgccgccccccccgaggtggccccgccccctgaacGCCTGCTCTCCCTCTTCcagctgaactctgacctgcCGCTGCTGAAGGACATCCGGGTCATGGGCTACTCCATGCGGACCTGGGACTACAGGTTCACCCTGTGGGTGGCCTTCGACCCCTCCACCTTCCAGGTCGCTGCGCTCGCCTTCCGCCGTAACTCCGCCTCCCGCCCtccctgactccgcccccttcTCCCCGCAGGCCAACATGTCCGACATCCACGCCGGAGAGCTGTACATGGTGGCGGACGACCCCGGAGAGGACGTCAACGTCTTCAGCAGGCTGGAGCACGTCGCCATGGTGAGGAAGCTGGACGCCCTGCCCCAGGTCAGTTCAAAGGtcggggaggggcggggtttCCACGCGGCGCCGCGTCGTCCACGTCTCCTCTCTTTGTCCAGACGGTGAGcgtggaggagaggatgaagctgcagctcctcttcctcacagcgGGGATGAAGAGGAACGAAGACCAGCTGTCAGGAAGGAGGCGGAGCTAAACTCCCGAACGGCGTGGAGGAGGGTTCCGTTACCGGGCCTCACGAGGGACAAACTGCTGCTGCGCTGACCCGACAGCGGCTCCACTCACAGGAAacctttttctatttttctatgAATTGAAATAAAAGCTGAAGGAAGAAGCGACTCGGAGCCTCACTGGAACGCCTCGGCGCCGCTCGGTTCTGCTGATCAGGGCGGCGCTCGGCCACTCCGGACCCCAGACCGGTGAAAACGTCAGGACAACATTCTCAAACGTTTCCTGTAAACTTCATGTATATAAGAGCAACTTTTATCATTTTCCACATAATTTtcatctggagccacaaaacaggTCTGACTCTGCCCTGAGCTGCTTCATTCTAATGTTTAagttttaacctttaacctttgctttatttatttttgttgcattaGCTGGGAAACCAGAATCCTGAAGAGCTCTCCTTATTGAGCTTTAACCGCTGTGAAATCTATCAGAGCCAAAAGTCAAATTCagctttaaaccttcaaaccaAGGTTTTCTTGGTGTTTCTGTCTCAGGTTCTCAGGTAAATCAGCTCTCGTGGTTTCACAGGTAAATCAGCTCTCGTGGTTTCACAGGTAAATCAGCTCTCGTGGTTTCACAGGTAAATCGGTTCTCGTAGTTTCACAGGTAAATCGGCTCTCGTGGTTTCACAGGTAAATCAGCTCTCGTGGTTTCACAGGTAAATCAGCTCTCGTGGTTTCACAGGTAAATCAGCTCTCGTAGTTTCACAGGTAAATCAGCTCTCGTGGTTTCACAGGTAAATCGGTTCTCGTGGTTTCACAGGTAAATCAGCTCTCGTGGTTTCACAGGTAAATCGGCTCTCGTGGTTTCACAGGTAAATCGGTTCTCGTGGTTTATCCGGCCACTCGTTGAGTCTTCAGGAAGCGACCAGGTTTATTCCAGAGCAGAGATGCTGGATGCGATTCTCCAGATCCTGATGGACTCTGTGACTGAAGGCTTTTAATACACTCGGTACAGTTTATAGTTTTTCTTGGCGCTTCGTCCTCCCATAAATCAGGGACTGGTTGTTGGACCTGTGATGGACGCGGGACCGGAGCCAAATGGGAGCCGCTCCAGACCCCCACAGCCCTCAGCTGGACGGAGCCCGGCGCTGGAGAGCCTTCCGCCGGGTCAGGCTGAACCCGAAAGGGCTTCCATGGACCTGCTGGGGGGATTCAGTCCGACACGTCTCTGGGTTGGTGCCTTGCTCATGGGCCGCCCTCCTCTCTGAGCGTCGGGCTGAACGTGAGGCAGTAGCCGCTCCGCAGCTCATATTTCTGCCTCGGCGGTTTCATCAGATCAATATTGATCATCACAAGCGCTGATCTCTGACCGCCGTCAAATGGATCTAATGGCAGTTACATTACTGTTGACCCCCATCATCCCTCTTCATACACTAGTAATCACATTACTCCTGTGGTCTCACACTCCAGCGGGTCACACTGCATTTCTGTTAACGGTGGCAACACACACAATTACATTaaaggctctgtgtgtgtgtgtgtgtgtgtgagagagagtgtgtgtgtgttcaaagtGCTTAGCTCAGCTGCATTAAGAGAACAGTTCGTctcaagggtgtgtgtgtgtgtgtgtgtgtgtgtgtgaagccaggAGTAGTAAACAAACCAGCAGAAACAGTTCTCTACCTTCCAAGGACTTCAAGAAGCCGCCTGGAGGAGATTTTCATCAGAGAAGCTGTTTCTTTATTCTTCCTGTATTAAGTGCAGACTAGTTAGCTTGTTAACCTAGTTAGCTTGTTAACCTAGTTAGCTATTGCTAATCAGTGTGTGACTCAGTCTTCTGAGATTCGtgtctgacaggaagagaaaaccCGTCAGGCTCCGTTCACACGACGTTTCAGGTGAAACGTGTCTTTATGCTGCTGttggagctcctgcaggaggctGAGGTGTTTCGCCACAAtgatccgccgccgccgccgccaccaccgccaccgcgGGGAAACTTCCTTCTGATGGAGCCGAGGAGGGAGACCAGAGAAAACCTGCTGGAACACAACAACTTCAGTCCTAATGAGATCATTACTGTATTTTCCAGAATATAATTAAGTTGTTTGGCTGAAGAAGCATCTGATGTAGCTGTAGATACCACTCAGAGCCAGCAGGTGTCGCTGTTACaccacagaaagctgctacacaGAGGATGAAAACCTCCATTATTACACTGACAGCAAAACAATTTTCTTTTAGTTCAGTAacgaaaaaagtgttttttgaattcttcatgacacatttttaacagATGAGGCTTATATTCCAGAAATGGATCTAGTTTCCCCTccacctgtttgttttggtcaCAGGATGTGACACACTTTAATAACAAcgatgaaaattaaaatgtagtTTTAGTGTAGAGACTAAAACGTTGCATAAACATCGTTCTTCAACAGAAGAttctcctgaagctctctggcgccccccagaggacaggaggccATTAATCCTACACTCTGAGTCAAGAGTTAAATTTGTGTTTAGTTTTATATTCTGCTCAGGTcagattatgtgtgtgtgtgtgtgtgtgtgtgtgtgtgtgtgagaaaccaTATCTGTGGGAGCATATTGAACTGCATGGTTACCTACGGCAATTAAACCTATAAATCtaagctgtcagtgtcagtgtgtgttgtctcCACACCAaggacacaacacaaaaacacacacacacacacacacacacagcagtggggGCTCATTTGTAGAAATACTTAATTAGCCGGTATTAATGTCCTCcaggaaacacacttcagtttcAGGTTCAGCTCCTTGTTTTCCTCCATTCTCCTCATGTCTCTCACACTCTTTAGCCTCTTATCccctcatctcacacacacacacacacacacacacacacacacacacacacacacacacacgcgcggcTCCTTCCCCTGGATGAACggtggctgctgcagcaggctAACAGTTGCTGTGATGAGGGAAGAAGAGTTGATTAGCAGGAATAAGCAGAGCGGCTCGGCTCTCATTGTGCATCTCCGATTTATCAGGAACGTCTGGTTGAGAGTAAAATCGGGGAGGCTTGATTCATGTTAAACCATTGTTGTGTTATCTGATCTACTGAGCACACAAGAGGTCAAATGTCACATGTCGAGAGCCGTTCCCAGCCCGCCCTTTAGAAACAGAACACCAGGATCACTGGTTCAAACAGATTTTATTCCATATTTCAGAgacaataaatattcaaaaacaaTGGAACTGCATCACAACTTCTGATCATCACATTGAACAACTTCATTATAAAAAAGAACCATAGAAAAAAAGGCCAAAAGAGAGCACTGATAGaaacagaacaacaaacaaacaaacaaaaactaaaggaGAGCTGAAGTTGAGCAACACGTTCAAAAGCACAATGCGATCCATGAGGGACGGACGTGTTAGAGTCTTTCCATCGGACACACCGTGCTGCTGAGTCCAACACTTCCAACATCTCTCCCCACTCGTTTTggtttctgttgtgtttctgtccgTAAAAGAATCAAGTAAtccgataaaaaaaaaaaaaacggttgaATCTGTGCGTGTGGGAGTTTCTGTGGGGAATCGGCTGACTGCGTTCTGCCACTGATCAGATAGAGGGCGCTATTCCCATAAAACTGAAGGAAATCATGTTGGTACATTTCTCCTTTTTGGTGCTTTTTAAAAGGAGCTAATTTAAAACGGGTTAGCTAATCCAGCTGGATGTGAAGAAACTGCTACTGTGACATTTTGACGGATTATTCAAAGCTGTGGAGCAGCTAAccgacatgtttttttttttcctcagcagaGAGCAAAGTGAGTGAAAAACTCAAAGAAACTTCCAGTCTGATGGGTCCGTTTCACTTGGACCGCTTTGATTTCCCACATGATTTAACGCCGTCACGTCCCGGGAGCGCGGCGGAATAGCAATCACAGAGATGCTACACCAGGCGCCGAGAGCTTCACGCTAACATGACCGCTATGAATAAtaatcctgttttctctctgactgCTGTTAAGAGATGCTAACGTTTCACACGCTGGGGGCAAATGAGGagccagaaccacagaaccgcTAGCTGAGGAGAACTTTAGCTTAGCTTTAGCTCCATGTGGCGAAAAGGAGAACGTAAAGACGGGTTTCATTCTTCCTGCAGGATCAACATTTACTACACTTTCGCTCCAAATGACGTGAGTTAGCATAAATACATCTGGTTTGACGCGGCGTTAGCTCAGTTCTTAATCTGTCCACTGGGGGTGCACTTTCAGAGTTTGCATCCCCGTGGCTACAAACTGGAGATCTGAGGCCAAGTAGTTTATTACTGGTGATTTAAAACTGCATTGGAGCAACAATATGAGGAAAAGTTTGTGCA harbors:
- the ids gene encoding iduronate 2-sulfatase isoform X1, translated to MCLLARACALLFLTLALTLGVFAGKGRRNVLFIIADDLRTSLGCYGDPVARSPNMDQLASRSQVFLNAYAQQAVCAPSRTSMLTSRRPDTTRLYDFYSYWRVHAGNYSTLPQYLKSQGYATMSVGKVFHQGIASNFSDDFPYSWSVPAYHPPSYRYENLEVCPGRDGALHRNLLCAVNVSEQPGAVLPDMESAAQAVTLLKSRVGRRQPFFLAVGFHKPHIPFRIPQEFLSLYPLEEMPLAPDPDVPELLPPVAYNPWMDLRKRDDVQKLNASFPYGPIPKDFQLLLRQHYYAAVSYVDAQVGRLLAALDELGLSDDTLVVLTSDHGWSLGEHGEWAKYSNFNVATRVPLMFYVPGVTSAASSFPFIDVFSQSGRRFQNGRPVENMVELVDVFPTVCSLLGLKAPRPCPRVSFKVELCTEGKNLVHSFRHRERGANKEHMAFSQYPRPADQPQLNSDLPLLKDIRVMGYSMRTWDYRFTLWVAFDPSTFQANMSDIHAGELYMVADDPGEDVNVFSRLEHVAMVRKLDALPQTVSVEERMKLQLLFLTAGMKRNEDQLSGRRRS
- the dcps gene encoding m7GpppX diphosphatase; protein product: MADLAGKREFDREKEGVDQGVKKIKSDSGNGAEAAGESGSTNILSAFQTSAVLGDSAREKNIFLHGKMCGQDAVVILEKTPIREDVLEELLRSSSLTLDMKNDIYSTYRLQAAPHLNEIKATVVCPATEKHVKKYQRQESFLVEETAEDYRCITLPYIQRQSFSLQWVLNILEKKAEADRIVFEDPDPDVGFVLLPDFKWDQKQVEDLYLVAIVHPRGIRSLRDLTAAHLPLLQNILQKGKEAILRRYQLPASKLRVYLHYQPSYYHLHVHFTRLGYEAPGCGVERAHLLPDVIQNLQARPEHYQTRTLHFPLRADDGLLQQFREAQRL
- the ids gene encoding iduronate 2-sulfatase isoform X2 — encoded protein: MCLLARACALLFLTLALTLGVFAGKGRRNVLFIIADDLRTSLGCYGDPVARSPNMDQLASRSQVFLNAYAQAVCAPSRTSMLTSRRPDTTRLYDFYSYWRVHAGNYSTLPQYLKSQGYATMSVGKVFHQGIASNFSDDFPYSWSVPAYHPPSYRYENLEVCPGRDGALHRNLLCAVNVSEQPGAVLPDMESAAQAVTLLKSRVGRRQPFFLAVGFHKPHIPFRIPQEFLSLYPLEEMPLAPDPDVPELLPPVAYNPWMDLRKRDDVQKLNASFPYGPIPKDFQLLLRQHYYAAVSYVDAQVGRLLAALDELGLSDDTLVVLTSDHGWSLGEHGEWAKYSNFNVATRVPLMFYVPGVTSAASSFPFIDVFSQSGRRFQNGRPVENMVELVDVFPTVCSLLGLKAPRPCPRVSFKVELCTEGKNLVHSFRHRERGANKEHMAFSQYPRPADQPQLNSDLPLLKDIRVMGYSMRTWDYRFTLWVAFDPSTFQANMSDIHAGELYMVADDPGEDVNVFSRLEHVAMVRKLDALPQTVSVEERMKLQLLFLTAGMKRNEDQLSGRRRS